The following proteins are encoded in a genomic region of Struthio camelus isolate bStrCam1 chromosome 3, bStrCam1.hap1, whole genome shotgun sequence:
- the RIPPLY2 gene encoding protein ripply2 produces the protein MSRGRWAPPRSAAAGYKSLRGPTGQGRAGRGEAKRAVAAAPSLAEAQRQQQRQRRRQRRLCADRRSMEGGRRRCGCPPLAALPSRSCSKGPHGSAPFWRPWVPAQGEAGRRLGTGPAVSHSPCGLAAASRKLAQYTHPVRLFWPKSRCYDYLYQEAEALLKNFPVQATISFYEDSDSEEDDDDELEQDSRTDSDC, from the exons ATGAGCCGGGGGAGGTgggcgccgccgcgctcggcAGCCGCCGGGTATAAAAGCCTGCGGGGCccgacagggcagggcagggcagggcgaggtgaGGCGAAGCGAGCGGTTGCGGCAGCCCCCTCCCTGGCTGAggcgcagcggcagcagcagcggcagcggcggcggcagcgccgccttTGCGCAGATCGGCGGAGCATGGAGGGCGGACGGAGGCGCTGCGGCTGCCCGCCCTTGGCGGCGCTGCCCTCCCGCAGCTGCTCCAAGGGCCCGCACGG GTCCGCGCCCTTCTGGAGGCCCTGGGTACCGGCGCAGggcgaggcgggccggcggcTCGGCACCGGCCCCGCTGTG TCTCACAGCCCCTGCGGGCTGGCGGCAGCCTCGCGGAAGCTGGCGCAGTACACGCACCCTGTCAG GCTATTTTGGCCCAAATCGAGGTGCTATGATTACTTATATCAGGAAGctgaagcacttctgaaaaacttTCCAGTTCAAGCTACAATTTCCTTTTATGAAGACTCAGATAGCGaagaggatgatgatgatgaacttGAACAAGATTCAAGAACAGATTCAGATTGCTGA